A genomic region of Zea mays cultivar B73 chromosome 6, Zm-B73-REFERENCE-NAM-5.0, whole genome shotgun sequence contains the following coding sequences:
- the LOC100285769 gene encoding 60S ribosomal protein L30: protein MAPTKKSKKSTESINNKLQLVMKSGKYTLGYKTVLKTLRNSKGKLIIIANNCPPLRKSEIEYYAMLAKVSVHHFHGNNVDLGTACGKYYRVCCLSIIDPGDSDIISTTPGTQ from the exons ATGGCTCCCACGAAGAAGTCG AAGAAGAGCACAGAGAGCATCAACAACAAGCTGCAGCTGGTGATGAAGAGCGGCAAGTACACCCTGGGCTACAAGACCGTCCTCAAGACGCTGCGCAACTCCAAGG GAAAGCTGATCATCATCGCAAACAACTGCCCTCCACTTAGGAAGTCTGAGATTGAGTACTACGCCATGCTGGCCAAAGTTAGTGTGCACCATTTCCACGGAA ACAATGTTGATCTTGGCACTGCCTGCGGCAAGTACTACAGGGTGTGCTGCCTCAGTATCATCGACCCAG GTGACTCGGACATCATCAGTACCACCCCTGGCACCCAGTGA